The DNA window tttaacttatttacaaaaattgttaaatataataactaagTGTTGTGGTGTTTGAACTCTAAAAGGGCGAGGAAGTCATTTTGAAGCAAACTGGTTTTGAAGATTAAAATCATCTAAATTCTATTATACCTTTCAATTAGATGCTAGCTATTTAATTCatctagattaattttaatgaaattacataaattacaatattttttttttaattttaatgaaggtaaaaataaattaatgattaagaTAGTGATCAATTAAGGGAGTGAATGTCACTCACATAAGATTGATGTATCAAATGGTACATGAGATTATATTATATGGTATATAACCGAAGTTAATAACCTAAGTTTACAAACATCCAATttcgaaaatatttttttgacagTAAGCTATAGTGATCATGTTTTTcctcatttattttatcaatataatttatcatatacaaagaaagaaaaaaataaaaataaatattgactagttaagtgaataaattaaaaaaagaatagttagttttatataatagtTAAGCAAACCATGATCAATGtcataaaaaaactaattgacTAGTtaagtgaataaattaaaaaaagaatagttagttttatataatagtTAAGCAAACCATGATCAATGTCATAAAAAAACTAACACCTTCTAATACATTCTTACAATAAATTTGtcaagataatattaatataatcttttGTAAACACTTGATAGAGTGTCgatcaaattcaaatgaaaaacatttttcttccgtaaaaaaaaatgagactCAATTAGAATTTCCATATAGTGGAGCTCTATAAGCCCTTAAATTGGTACGAGaattctataatatttttattgatgatttaaataaataaaaaataaaaagcaagtaaaaaatagtattctaaaatattgttcaaatacaataaaaatacaACAATCAAATTTATGTATTGAGGATACATAAAGTCGACAATTTTGTAATAATCATTAAATTTCGGTATTTATGCAAATAATTCGATCCGCTTAATTTCTATGCATAGGTATACTTTCTTAAATTCATTGTCTCGATATcatgacaaatattttaatatttaaaacaatttgaatTCAATGAGTGTACATTGTTTGCTTTATATATCTCTTTAATgtatacataataattaattaatatatataattcagaATATAgtcaatatatatagatagcTGGAAAGTAAACTATCCTCTAAATTGGTTTGATTCTCTCTGCCACTTGCTATTGTCATAGCCTCACATGGACCAATCAAACATTAAAGTTCAAGAAAAGtgaaaaatgagtttttgaaaGACTCTTTTTCCCAAATTGTATGAATGTGTGAAGGACGTacgagagaaaagaaaaaataaatgatcgAGGACCATAACTCCTCAAATGTGTTAGGAACTCGGTTGATGGgttttctaataatatttttggactttaaaagaaaatatttatttgattaaaataaattgtttgacAAGGTAAGGTAAGAACTGTGCAAAAATAGACATCTTACTTGTAGGATGTTCGGATCAAATTGTGCTAAAActtgaaaatatttcaaaaaaaaaaaaattagcaaaCCAAACTGCCAGATTTAATATTCAGAtcatacataaattttatttgtaatttttgatgTCACCATAAAATTTAGTCAAAAAGACTTcagaaataatgtttttatccTAACctgtagaaaaaaaatataataagtcaatttatatttttttttcagaatttaataaaatagtcaGAACATCAAATGATTAAAATGAAACAAGGAATTCAGGTTGTCAAACAAACATGACctaatgagaaattaaattcTCTAGCTGGTTGATCGCATGTGTTGAACCGGCCGGGGCTAATTCGGTTTAAGCAAATGAAGAGAGGGAGAGGAGAGGAGGTTAACAGATTAAACCATATATAGCACCAacaaatatctcaaaaaaatGAACTTCATATATACAAACCAAACTCCATATTGCATCGAAGTAGGCCGCACGAATCAAATAGTTTATCACAATTCCGTCATTCCGCACGAAGGGAGAGTTCTTCTTCAGAGGAAGCAATGTTGTTGGTATGTGGGAAGGAATAGTAACTGTTTTAAACCGACAGCATACACAAAGAGGGTTTACTATATAATCCTTTTTCGGTTCTGtctcaaatatcaaataaacttttatggAAAGGGGTTTACAAAATCACAGGGGCAAACAATTATTTGGGTTATGGGgatcaatttattaaatagCTAATAAGCTCATCCAGTTTTGGACTATCAAAATTGATGGGGTTATTACCCAATTTTGAATATCCTTAAACTAATAGGGGGTTAAGTTTTTACTTAGTTTGAATCAtcatccaaagttgaacaaataaaagacataaatgatttaataaagagaagaacttgatgattttttttgaagaattgATTTAGATAGAGATTCCCAATTGTGGGAGAACTTGATGATTCGTTTTTGTCAAGAGTAGCTCTAGAAAAAATTTCTTTAGTATTGcaggttattattattatattgagtttttaaataaaacaatatattaaaattggagTACTTAACCTTTTGAGAGAcctcattttattaaaagaaaattaacgtTAATTTATGTTATCGAACTTATTTCAGAATTAATTATGGTTTCTTTTTCATCTAAGGACTAATCATATGGTAGGGgtggaatattttttttttgcgaGACGATTATAATTATTCGTTAGATGGATCATTGAATTTCTAGAGAGTTGTGTAATTGGAGATTGTGTGAATGTGTATCACTTGACTTTATCGGAGCATCGGGTGagattttaattgattaaaatgattacGTATTCGAGAAGATTGATGTTGATGTTGGTAGATTTTCAATTAGCGTGCAACTTAGGAATCAGGGAGATAACTTTCGTTGGGTGATGTTGGCAGTTTACGGGCCGGTGCTCAACGAACTAAAAGTAGAGTTCTTTAATGAGTTGAAAAGAGTGACTAGTTTATGGGATTTGTCGATCATCTTTGTTGGTGATATTAACGAGGTGAGGGATCTGTCAGAAAGAAAGAGCGTTATATGATTGACTAGTCAAATGAGAGAGTTCTCTAATAGTAtcgaaaattttaaacttttggaTCTGTCACTTGAAGGAGGACGATACACATTCAGAAGAGACAATGGTAGTGGTGGGTTGTCCCAATCGCGCATTGACCCGTTTTTGGTTAGTGAATCGATATTTCAGAGGtagttaatatttttcaaaaggtCATTTTGTGGAGTTGTTCGGATCATCGACATATTTTACTAGAGTGTAGGGTAATGCATAAGTCATTCCGCCCTTTTAGGTTCGAGAATAAGTGCTTGATCAATGACGACTTTGTGTAGCGTGTGCAAAAATGGTGAGGTCTCAAGTTCGTCCGGGTTCGACATCATCAAAActttttatgaatttgaaaaaaacttACACAAGCTACTAAAAATTTGGTATGTAGGTGAacatacaaatttttttttgcaaagGTCGATGATTTATGTgatgaaataaatgttattgatGGGGTAGAAGAGTTTCATTACCTTTTGACATAAAATGTTAGCTCTCGTATTTTGCTAGTTATTAATCTTCTTGAGCTATATAAAGAAGAACAGATTGGGGTTAAACAACGTAACAGTTGAGAACTGgggataaaaacacaaaattatttcaCGGGGTCTCGAAGACGCGGGCTATGAACAATGTGATTAACTCAATTTCAGTGCATGGTGTTGTCCATTATTATGAGTCTGCGATTTCAAATAGTATCATGcaattatataaagatttaaTCAAGAAACCACATATAGTCAGACCGAAGTTGAATGGTGTGAATTTTGCTACTATTAGTGTGGAGCAAAATGACGCATTGAAAACTCATTTCACGGAAAAAGAAGTGGAGGCATCGATTATGGGTTGTGGGAGCGATAAGGCCCCGGGTAATGATGGATTACTTTAGCCTTCTTAAAAAAAGCGCGACCCTTCctaaaaaatgatatcatgtgaGCGATCGAGCATTTTTATCAATTCTCATCATTTTATAAGAGTTGAAACTTTTTGCTAATTTGTCTGATTTGAAAAACTTCTGAGAATATTGATGTGAAAATTTTTAGACATATTAGTCTTGTTTCATCATTTTACAAGATTGTGTTTAAATATTTAGCGAAAAAGCTACGCGAAATTCTTGAGTTAATAATCTCGCCAAATTTTTAATGCGTCTATTATtgtaaatgaataaattaattcgGAAAATTTCAGAGGAGATAAGTATGCATTCGTGAAGTTGGATATTGAAAAAACCTATAATCATGTGAATTTTTATTCTATGTAATGGTAGAATGGGTATGAAAGAGAAGTGGATTGATTGGATCAAATTTTGAGTGTCGACAAATAAGTTCTCTATTATTGTGAATGAAAGCCCTAAAGGTTTTTTCGAAAGCTCGAGGGGTATCAAAGTGATCCTTTATCCTCATTTATGTTCGTTATTAtcattgaagttttttttttaagaatgatgATTTTCGCCGAACATGTTAGCCTAATTAGAGGGGTAGATCGTGGAGATAAGGAGGTCTTCATTTGTCATTTGTTTTTCACGAACGATACCTTACGCATGATTCAAATCACTCACATAAACTTCAAGCATTTTCGcaatattctttaattatttgtaGACGGGTTAATCTTGGGCAATATTATTTCCACTTTtgattatgttataaaattatttcttattttttcaagtGACCTGTTttcctaaaaataataataaaaaaaaaatatagaatccAACAACTCTAAAGTTGAAGTTAATATGCATTTAAAAATGCATTTCTCTTATTGTTTAATTTCTCACAAATACaaagtctaattaattattgttaagccaaatttaattgttattaaatatatttcttatttcttttatgtTCTAAAGTGGGATTATTCGTTTGctgttcttttatttttcttttgtatatatatagagagggAGAGCCAACACGAATGAATAATCTAATCAAAGGAAAGGAAGTCAATGGGAGCGGTTTTGTCAAGCATCTTTGGCGGCGGCGCCGCCTACGCCGCCGAATCATCATCGTCGGAGCCATCTCGCGTCAAGGAATTTCCCTCTTCTGATCGATGGAATCTCTATTTCAACTCCGCCAAACAAGTCCCTAAGCTGGTACAGCAACCCTAAACCCCCTTCTCGATCCCACTTTAATCGACTTTTAGggattaattcattcattcatttgtttGGTTTGAAGATGGTGATCGATTTCTCTGCAACATGGTGTGGTCCCTGCAAGTTAATGGAACCAGCACTCAACGCCATGTCCTCCAAGTACACCGACGTTGATTTCGTCAAGATCGACGTCGATCAATTGAATGTAAGTGGTGGATATTGTACATAATAATCCTTGAATCGAGATAATCAAACCTTTGTTACAGCCCCAAtgaacaacaacaataataaccTGCAATGCTTATAGGAAGAGTCTAAATTTTTCTAGAGCTACTCACCCTACTGATTCATTAAGAGAGTCTTGACAAAAAAAACCGAATCATTAAGTTCTGAAGCAATTCTTCAAGAACAAAATCATCAAGTTCTTCTCTTTATTAAACCAtctatgtcttttatttattcaaacttTGGATGATAATTCAAACTAAGTAAAGAGTAAAGACTTAAGGATATTCCGTCAAAATAGCTCATTCAAAATTGGGTAATAACCCCTTCCAATTGATAGATGAGCTTAGCTAATGAAATGCTCATATTTAGTAAATTGATCCCACACCACAACCCAAATAATTGTTCCCCCTGAGATATTGTTGTTAACCCTAGCCTTTCATAAAATAGGATTATATATAAACCCTCTTTAGGTGTATGCTCCGGTTTAAAGCGTTTACTATCTTGTTATTCTAAGTAAAATCCCTTCTCATTGCTTAGAGCTTGTTCGATGTAGGCCTTCTTCGATCtcgattatttgaatttaatctcaaataatttactATCCCTATTATATCAGAATAACTTCAAAACAAAAGCACGcttgtattatttgaaaatgagacATAAATAGCCACTAATTTAAGAACTAACTAAAGAATAACTCAAAAGGTTTTGATTCGTgcttagaatttatttttattcttgatGCAGGACGTGGCCCAGAAgtttcaagttgaagcaatGCCTACGTTTGTGTTGCTGAAGAACGGGAAGGAAGTAGACAGGCTCATGGGGGCTGACAAGGCAGGGCTCgagaagaagattgaaaagcACAGGGAGAAACCAAAGTTTGCCGCTTAAATCATGTACCAAATCAAATGTTCTCTACATATCATTTACTAATGGTGACACCCACCCCAATTAATCCTTATTTCTTATGTATCCATGGATTCTTAAAATTTGTTTGTACTAATAAGTTCTTAGCTATTATGATCTTTGTTTAAATCTATCTTTGACTTTTTTCTTTTGCATATCAAGTTTTGTGTTTGGcattaatttttcaaactaCTATCTTATCTTAGTTAGATTTACCACacttttacaaaataaatatattttacaaaaccGAATAACCCAATAGTGTGACTTAGTTCTACAttgcatataaatatttgtagCACCAAAATAAACAACGATCTAAAACATACAATTTTTTCTTCAGTGTAGTGTTGAACATAGTAAAACAATaatgtaatctcacttcaaaaaTATTCTCTTGCATCAACTTAACGATATTGGTTTAGATAAAGTATTTACTGAGTACGAATTGGCCAGATTGCCTATGGTTGTTCCAGCAATATACCCTCCCGACCATGCATTCTATAGCCACAAACACAACATCAAAACAATTGTTCACATGACTCGAATATACTTAGAATAACAATATGGTTTttcattgaaattttttatggCATACAAACCTGAAAATTGAAACCGCCAGTTACCCGTCCACATTCAATACCTACAAAACCAGAACAACCCAACATAACTATTAAGAtgatagaaaaaaattgttttatttaagaagttactaaaatgtatttttatttattttagtcgatgaattaagtgatttaaatattgaaataatagtTATACGATGATAAAggattttttaacaaataacccaagatcaaacaagctcaatcTAGATctgtatataaaattttattggtCCAGTTTCTGTACCTCTCCCGCAAAGAATAGGCGCGACTGAATTCGGCTCTCCATTGTGGTAAGAGAAAtctgaaagaaaaattaagcaTAAGAAGGTACAAATAAAGAAGCTAATTTTCCagaatttattattatccaaAATTTCAAGTTTTAAAAACCTCCGACAATGGAACACCTCCTGCCGTGACAAATTCATCCTTGTATTGGCCCTTCATCAAGAAAAATTGAACAAAAACAATTTACTTCTTTAGGAAGACGATGAATtcatatgattaataatatagagATTTGCATGCACCTTCCCAATCAATTTAAACGGGCACTGTTTCAGCATGACGCAATAGAAAGTAGAGCTTTACTTGGAAAACTTGCCCATAAGATTTCTCCATCTAAAGCCTGAACAATAAGGATGAAAGCATTACTCCAAGATTGGATTTTTAAGCAgcagaaaaatataaaatccgAAAAGAAAATGATTGGGAATTAAAAGAACCTCTCGATCAAGAATATATTTCCAGAATCTTTTCACAAGACCCAGCTCTGGAGGATATGAATTCAACACTTTTTGTCTCTGTACTGTCGAAATACAGgaatttatatgataaaaaaattaagcaaCAATTCAACCATGATATTCATCTAAATcatcaaaaaaattcaaattgcCCTTATTTTTTCTGAAAGTATTTTGGTGATCCAAATATTCCACTTtctcttcaaaaataaaattttcagctCATATTATTTTCTGTAGATAAATACTTCTGACTTGTTTGACAAGGATTATCCTAACATCAAACAAACCCCAATTTCTCAGCATTTATTCTTCAATTCATTCAAGAAAAAGACAGGGTTCCAAACTTCTTAAATTACAattcttttttacttttagAAAAATGAGAGCAAAATTTAAGATTACCACATGATGATTCTTATGTTGAACAAGAATTGACTTCACATCTTCAATTAAGATATCAGGAATAAAGTCAATCAACAGCGTTCCTGCAACATTTTTCTCTTCAGTTCAAGGTGATAAAACCTAACAAGCAATTACTTCATGAATAAAGAAAATCCATTACCTTTGTATCCTGCACTGAAAAGCTCACGGGCTCCCCAAGCAGATAACTTAAGGATTGCTGGTCCACTCAAACCCCAATGGGTAATTAACATGGGTCCAACCTAAAATccatcatacttttattaatgaTATGCTTATTAGAAAATAGACTAAACTCAATACACCCTTTTTAAGCTATTTTGAAATCCACCATTAAACATAAACTATTGTCCTTTTTCAATATAATCACTTCAACTATAAAACCATTTCAATACAAGTCTTTCTTAAATGacaattttaaactatattttttcgTTATAACTGTAAATAGAGTTGAATGAAAAAATACCTTTAAATGTTGCAGATTAAAAGGGTTGATATTAAAACAAAGTCTCATTGTAAAAAGGCTtgtataaaaactaataatttcaaaattgacGAATACTTTGCAGGCTTCTTATGGGTTTAGTCTAGAAAATACTTGCAACAATTGCATGCCTGTGAATGATGTGGTATATTCTTCTCAACATTTTCTAGCTTTAACTTTGCTTCGACTTTAGGGAATGTGACCTGGGCAAAACACAGAAGCACAATATATTACATACAAACTTACAAGTTAACAATACACTTCAAATGACAATAGATAGATCAAGGATTGTGATAAGAATGATGAAATAAATAGATAGGGtgtagatatataaataatccctattaacaaattatattcCTTAACTTAACATTAAGCTGAAAAATAAGGCTTAATTCGATAAGTTATGGATGATTTAACTCAGTAATATAGTAAGATCatccaaattaatcaaattacatcACTGTCCGGATAATAGTTCTACATTTTATCAAAATCTTAGGTATTTCCATATGGTTTATATTTagcatttatttttcaaaatttaactcATTCGACgcttaaaattcaatattcaaCAACTAGGTTTCAGTTATGTCTCATCTCTCCTTCTATATTCTATACTAATACACGTTACAGTGACATCAAAGTTTTGCAATAAAACTACACTAAGCTCACAACGAATTTTCTAACGCAGTTTTGTGATTATTCGTTTAAGAAATAAAGGGTAAAACAAGTATAATACCCCAGCCAAAGCTGCAAGTTTGGCATCATCAATCTTGAAACTGAATAGGCTCGGTACAGGTTCTACAATAGAATGACCAAGTTGGATAGCAAGATCATACCCCTGAAACAGAAAAACTAGATGCATTTCAAAATTTGAACTGAGTTTCCAAAAAAGTTgtacaactaaagaaaaaaaggaaaccTGCTTGGAACTCCCACTGGCTATTAATACATAATCAGCCTCGACATATTCCACAAGATCAGCAGTTCGCTTCTCAATCTTCACAAGGAATTTCCCACCAGAAGCGGTTGAGACTGATGTAACAGATCTACCAGTCTGCAATGAAACTGGTTCGAGTCTATATCAGGCCTTAATTATACACAAAGGGTATAGTGCCAATTCAAATATAGTTTGAACAACCATTCTATTGAGGTAATTTGATAAACTAGAATTTACCTTTTTTATTCTCTGCTTCAGTAAGAAGGCAACCCACTACTGAAGATGAATTGTTACTGACTGGAAATACCCTTCCATCATCTTCTGTCTAATAAAGTCAAAACAGTATTGTGACAATTATCTCCAGAAATATAAACAACACATAGACAAACAACTGGATTACCACGACTCATGcctcaaaaagtattgaagaTAACTATAGCTCATTAGTACTGGGTCCACGGAGAGGATTCATGTTATAGATAGCTTAGGCAAACAATTAGATCACCACAATCCAAAATGTTAGTACTGGTCCATTTGGAAATACTTTTTGGAGTTGAATTTGGACAAGAAACATCAAACAATGTCCTTATAATCACTTATTTTTGTCAATTgacaattatttaattcaaatgttGATTTAGTTGAGATAAAGATAATATTCTGCGACAAAACTTAATCACACATGTATTCATAAATGTTCAAATTTAAACTCAGACCCAGATTCAGTTTCAAAAAGTGTTTCCACCACATGAGAGAATAGATTGATTGAAGTTAAAATCAAAACCTTGAGCTCCACTCCATGGTCGGAGAACCAGGACATGGTATCCTTTGGACCATGCAATTTGAAGAAAAGCCCTCTGAATTATTTTGTTACCCCTAGGAtaatgttgtgccaaagcctaCAAAATTTCTCAGATCTTTCAAACTGGAATGAAATGACTAATAAATACCCTTAAACTCCAAAAAATCACGACTTATCTCACTTACCCAGCTATCAAAACAATGCCCATTTGTTACATTGCATCGACCCCCACCTGAAATTTTAACCTAGTACGAGAATTCCCACGCCAGTtgatatacattatttataatacGGCTGTCATCTTaactaaatacttataaaaatgataCCTTGGACAAGGGTTTTCCTTTCTCAATAACAGTCACGTTCAGATTAGGGGCTAATGATTTAGCCTTAATTGCTCCAAATATTCCGGCGGCTCCGCCACCAACGACCACCAAAAGCTCTCCATTTCCCTAGCACAAAACGGTTAAGAGAGAGACAACGGGGGAAGGAAGATTATAGTGACGAAGCTTACTTACTTGCTCGGGTGATGAGAAATTAAGATACTTGTTCTTGGGAAGAAGGAAACTATGGATTCTGGAGATAGGTAAGGCTATGGCTTGCTTATACTTGTTCATCAGCCGCATTTGACGGAGCAAAACTCAAGAGTCAAGATACAAGATGATTCAAGTAACTTTGTCCAGCTATGCTCAATTtcaaaacactttttatttatttatttatttatttattattatctaagtttatttattttattgttgaaatttttaatagttattattgttttatattttaattttcaaatataattatttaaatattaaatagata is part of the Impatiens glandulifera chromosome 1, dImpGla2.1, whole genome shotgun sequence genome and encodes:
- the LOC124918710 gene encoding thioredoxin H2-like, with amino-acid sequence MGAVLSSIFGGGAAYAAESSSSEPSRVKEFPSSDRWNLYFNSAKQVPKLMVIDFSATWCGPCKLMEPALNAMSSKYTDVDFVKIDVDQLNDVAQKFQVEAMPTFVLLKNGKEVDRLMGADKAGLEKKIEKHREKPKFAA